A window from Chryseobacterium vaccae encodes these proteins:
- a CDS encoding chloride channel protein — translation MTGQVQEYLFEEIITTENKLLIFLPSVGITAIYFLRKYFFQNRKNKGIKEIYTTLETRKDHLPFFKIPSHCINGFLTVIFGGSTGVEVSTVVATATVGNQAYKHLHSAWAYKTELICAGIIAGVTVLFGSALGGFLFAFEVIARKYNKTLLISGISSMIVAHLFVHFYDSNPLFTFKVQDWRWQSIPFAVILSLIGGIFALYFTKIVIYAKTFFGGINNNFIRVNLGAITVGVFIFFLPALYGDSYHGLGKILECSSYDIVNLAYLIPLVLLIFIKPLAASLTLGAGGDGGVFAPSIVTGAFLGVFFAQFCNHYLGTHLVVINFALFGAAAMLSAAIHAPLTAMFIISSIVPSGYLLLFPLFISSVISKILAKKIYPYNVYTYKEFSSSPNVVN, via the coding sequence TTGACAGGACAGGTACAGGAATACCTCTTTGAAGAAATTATAACCACGGAAAACAAATTGTTAATCTTTTTACCAAGTGTAGGCATTACAGCAATCTATTTCCTACGTAAATATTTCTTTCAGAACAGAAAAAATAAAGGAATTAAAGAAATATATACAACCCTGGAAACAAGAAAGGATCATCTTCCTTTTTTTAAAATACCTTCTCATTGCATTAATGGCTTTTTAACGGTGATTTTTGGAGGATCTACAGGAGTCGAAGTATCAACAGTAGTTGCCACCGCAACAGTTGGTAATCAGGCCTACAAACATTTGCATAGTGCATGGGCCTACAAAACGGAGCTGATATGTGCAGGTATTATAGCGGGTGTAACCGTACTCTTTGGAAGTGCGTTGGGCGGTTTTCTATTTGCATTTGAAGTTATTGCACGTAAATACAATAAAACCTTACTGATCAGTGGAATAAGTTCGATGATTGTAGCTCATCTATTTGTACATTTTTATGACTCAAATCCACTATTTACATTTAAGGTACAGGACTGGCGGTGGCAATCCATACCTTTTGCTGTGATACTAAGTTTAATCGGAGGTATATTTGCCCTTTATTTTACAAAAATTGTCATCTACGCAAAAACTTTTTTTGGTGGGATTAACAACAATTTCATCCGCGTAAATTTAGGTGCCATAACTGTTGGGGTATTTATATTTTTTCTTCCGGCTTTATATGGTGATAGTTATCACGGACTTGGTAAAATCCTCGAATGTAGTTCGTACGACATTGTTAATCTCGCATATTTAATTCCTCTGGTTTTGCTCATCTTCATAAAGCCATTGGCGGCTTCCCTCACTCTCGGCGCAGGCGGTGACGGCGGTGTATTTGCCCCGAGTATTGTTACAGGTGCATTTTTAGGGGTATTTTTTGCCCAATTCTGCAACCATTATTTAGGTACCCATCTTGTGGTTATTAACTTTGCGTTATTTGGAGCCGCTGCCATGCTTTCCGCAGCTATTCATGCCCCTCTTACTGCCATGTTTATTATTTCCAGTATCGTACCGTCTGGATATCTATTGCTGTTTCCTTTATTCATCAGTAGTGTTATTTCTAAAATACTGGCAAAGAAAATCTATCCTTACAATGTGTATACTTACAAAGAATTTTCAAGCAGCCCGAATGTAGTAAATTGA
- a CDS encoding SDR family oxidoreductase, producing the protein MDIGDIGLKIPLVFKCVAYFKNFTILNKSDMKILVVGGTGLTGRLVTNKLEKLGHKVVIGSSSQGVNILTSEGLQKALTGTEIVIDLSNSSSPEGENALQFFETAGKNLVKAELNASVKHHIVLSIVGTDDALEIGYLRAKKLQEDTIKNSGIPYTIIRSTQFHEHVEAIIQVQGEGDKVFVSNLDYQPIALDDVAEFIVQFSLEEPKNNTIEIAGPRRGKMEAFVSEYIQITGQDKKVIIDNENKYMHFVVPTSLLVPAGQYSAGQVLFEDWALETFKS; encoded by the coding sequence ATGGATATTGGAGATATTGGTTTGAAAATCCCTTTGGTGTTCAAGTGCGTAGCTTATTTTAAAAACTTTACAATATTAAATAAATCAGATATGAAAATTTTAGTAGTAGGGGGTACAGGTCTAACAGGGAGGCTTGTAACTAACAAATTGGAAAAACTTGGTCATAAAGTAGTAATTGGTTCGTCATCACAAGGTGTAAATATCCTTACTAGTGAAGGGCTTCAGAAAGCATTGACCGGAACTGAAATAGTAATCGATCTATCAAATTCATCTTCTCCCGAAGGAGAAAATGCACTTCAATTTTTTGAGACTGCGGGAAAAAATCTTGTCAAAGCAGAATTGAATGCTAGTGTTAAGCATCATATCGTTCTATCAATTGTAGGAACAGATGATGCATTGGAAATCGGTTATCTTAGAGCAAAAAAACTTCAAGAGGATACTATTAAAAACTCAGGTATACCTTACACTATAATTAGGTCAACACAATTTCACGAACATGTGGAAGCCATCATCCAAGTTCAGGGAGAAGGGGATAAAGTTTTTGTTTCGAACTTAGACTATCAACCAATTGCACTTGATGATGTTGCCGAGTTCATAGTACAATTTTCTTTGGAAGAACCTAAAAATAACACCATTGAAATTGCAGGACCAAGACGAGGCAAAATGGAGGCTTTTGTCTCTGAGTATATTCAAATTACCGGTCAGGATAAAAAAGTGATTATAGACAATGAAAATAAGTATATGCATTTTGTTGTTCCTACTTCACTTTTAGTCCCCGCTGGTCAGTACTCCGCTGGTCAGGTACTTTTTGAGGATTGGGCACTTGAAACATTTAAAAGCTAA
- a CDS encoding YybH family protein produces MIGQNFVESSLFSLSKTPEGIVDSFLAHMNSFHTETMLRFYEEDAIFINDNGEPRRGRLEIARELDCFFKFGLPIKITTRNVYVDGNLASLILDWNIAGIANNGEKICMRGTSNDYAKRGTDGYWRYWFENPFGVQVRSLF; encoded by the coding sequence ATGATTGGACAGAATTTTGTTGAAAGCTCATTATTCTCATTGTCAAAAACTCCCGAGGGAATAGTCGACTCTTTTCTTGCTCATATGAATTCTTTCCATACGGAGACTATGCTTCGTTTCTATGAGGAAGATGCAATCTTTATTAATGATAACGGTGAGCCTCGGAGAGGAAGATTGGAGATTGCGCGAGAATTGGACTGCTTCTTTAAATTCGGATTGCCAATCAAAATTACAACAAGGAATGTTTATGTAGATGGTAATCTAGCATCACTAATCTTGGACTGGAATATAGCAGGTATTGCGAATAATGGTGAAAAAATATGTATGCGAGGAACATCTAATGATTATGCTAAAAGAGGAACCGATGGATATTGGAGATATTGGTTTGAAAATCCCTTTGGTGTTCAAGTGCGTAGCTTATTTTAA
- a CDS encoding cyclic nucleotide-binding domain-containing protein, whose protein sequence is MKPTIYNIEAYEDTEILMISQEGIKEMTKVTAFNELTKRLDMNHGIAMQNRVNNAISLPAVERYNNLFKTHPACIVSGNYKRNFEPYPKTKIIFKILIKPFPDFQR, encoded by the coding sequence ATGAAACCTACTATTTATAACATTGAAGCTTATGAAGACACCGAAATACTGATGATTTCGCAAGAAGGCATTAAAGAAATGACAAAAGTTACTGCTTTCAATGAATTGACAAAACGACTGGACATGAACCACGGAATTGCAATGCAAAACCGCGTTAACAATGCAATTAGCCTGCCTGCAGTTGAGCGTTACAATAATCTATTTAAAACTCATCCTGCATGCATCGTATCTGGGAATTACAAAAGAAACTTTGAGCCGTATCCGAAAACAAAAATAATTTTCAAAATCTTAATTAAACCATTTCCTGATTTCCAAAGGTGA
- a CDS encoding AraC family transcriptional regulator — MYKEIVMPKNDSITLNRMDYSSGIAVGIWNGSTPGIIKALSPHRHDHYTCMLIEADQLEVVFDFKHLTMPVGTLFISPPGQVHQILETLSATGCYLSFESRHIGRTAQTSLDNLLEGTLIIALSNNERDWFRTIFDSMMKLQDLNDSAYRQVEEPLLSAFIEQAVLCYKRQSFINSESISLRSISLTKEFRNLVKSHFRSIKRPSEFAEMLNITVGHLSDTVKKVTGLSASEHIQKEVMNEAQRLLYYTEISIKEISYQLGYQDTKYFIRLFSKKAGCSPSEYRKKYAENSDQTLDH, encoded by the coding sequence TTGTACAAAGAAATTGTTATGCCTAAAAACGATTCAATTACATTAAATAGAATGGATTACAGCAGTGGGATTGCTGTTGGTATTTGGAACGGATCTACACCAGGTATTATAAAAGCACTTTCACCCCACAGGCACGACCATTATACTTGCATGCTAATTGAAGCTGATCAGCTTGAAGTTGTATTTGATTTTAAGCATTTAACAATGCCGGTGGGGACACTTTTTATCTCTCCTCCTGGACAAGTTCATCAGATTCTAGAGACTCTTAGCGCAACCGGTTGTTATTTGTCTTTTGAAAGCCGTCATATCGGTAGAACGGCACAAACCAGTTTGGATAATTTGTTAGAGGGAACCTTGATTATCGCTCTCTCCAATAATGAGCGTGATTGGTTTAGAACAATCTTTGATTCAATGATGAAATTACAAGATCTGAACGATAGCGCTTACAGGCAAGTTGAAGAACCATTGCTTTCAGCTTTTATTGAACAGGCAGTTTTATGCTACAAACGCCAATCATTCATTAATTCCGAAAGTATCAGTCTACGTTCTATCAGTCTCACGAAGGAATTCAGGAATCTTGTAAAATCACATTTCCGGAGTATAAAGCGTCCATCTGAATTTGCAGAAATGCTTAATATAACTGTTGGACATCTAAGCGATACAGTAAAAAAAGTAACCGGTTTATCCGCTTCCGAACATATACAAAAGGAAGTGATGAATGAAGCGCAAAGATTGCTCTACTATACGGAAATAAGCATCAAGGAAATTTCCTATCAGCTAGGATATCAAGATACCAAATATTTCATCAGGCTGTTTAGTAAAAAAGCAGGTTGCTCGCCAAGTGAATATCGGAAGAAATACGCTGAAAACTCAGACCAAACCTTAGATCATTAA
- a CDS encoding glycosyl hydrolase 115 family protein, translated as MLSANQTSDYMTDWATGIFGKEHAAEIAELVSKYSKYNLMRKPEVQDPSIFSFVNYHEAEKVQKRWQDLTARAEALEKEMPKEALDAYYQLVLYPVKASAGVAEIYLAAGRNNLYAKQGRVSANDYANRARELFELDKKLSTRYNDSIAGGKWKNMMSDVHLGYQHWSMPKENSLPPLDEVTLLASPSLGVAVEGSTNAWPGTEGKAELPQFDILDKQHYYIDIFNRGKGLLNFTAKADKPWIRLSNAKGSTETEQRLYVDIDWKKAPEGKGSGLIEINQNNTKVPVVINTLKKVTPAGKTDYYGGFSGEFSIPANKFSLKIAGDNAEWIVLPGLGRAEACMGIYPTTAPSSTPEKTPRLEYQIFLPESGSTTVLLGILPTQDINPGGGLRIAVSIDNGDPVILDARKGYHDEFKEYTAENLSRSKNLKPLPDFGHNYALISREKPRRTEVFDNQRCWMQHWM; from the coding sequence AAAGAACACGCTGCAGAAATTGCAGAGCTAGTATCAAAATATTCAAAATATAATTTGATGAGAAAGCCGGAAGTACAGGATCCGAGTATTTTCAGTTTTGTCAATTACCACGAAGCCGAAAAGGTACAAAAGAGGTGGCAGGATCTTACCGCAAGAGCAGAAGCTTTGGAAAAGGAAATGCCGAAAGAGGCTTTGGATGCTTATTATCAACTAGTGCTTTATCCTGTTAAAGCTTCAGCTGGTGTGGCAGAGATTTATCTGGCAGCAGGACGTAATAATCTTTATGCTAAGCAAGGTCGGGTAAGTGCTAATGATTATGCCAATCGTGCCCGCGAACTTTTTGAGCTGGATAAAAAACTGAGCACCCGTTACAATGATTCTATTGCTGGCGGCAAATGGAAAAATATGATGAGCGACGTACATTTGGGTTACCAACACTGGTCGATGCCGAAGGAGAATAGTTTGCCTCCACTTGATGAGGTTACCCTGTTGGCTTCACCTTCATTGGGTGTTGCAGTGGAAGGTAGTACAAATGCTTGGCCAGGAACAGAAGGAAAAGCAGAGCTGCCCCAATTTGACATTCTTGACAAGCAGCATTATTATATCGACATCTTTAACCGTGGAAAAGGGCTACTAAACTTTACAGCCAAAGCGGATAAACCGTGGATCAGATTAAGTAATGCTAAAGGAAGCACAGAAACCGAACAACGCCTATATGTAGATATCGACTGGAAAAAAGCTCCTGAAGGCAAAGGAAGCGGCTTGATTGAAATTAATCAGAATAATACTAAAGTACCGGTAGTTATAAATACGTTGAAAAAAGTGACACCAGCAGGCAAAACTGATTATTATGGTGGATTTTCCGGTGAGTTTTCTATTCCCGCGAATAAATTCAGTTTAAAGATAGCAGGTGATAATGCAGAATGGATCGTATTGCCTGGCTTGGGAAGAGCTGAAGCCTGTATGGGTATTTATCCTACAACAGCACCAAGCTCAACCCCTGAAAAGACACCTCGATTGGAGTATCAGATTTTTCTGCCTGAGTCCGGTTCCACAACAGTATTGCTTGGAATTCTACCAACTCAGGATATCAACCCGGGCGGCGGATTAAGAATAGCGGTTTCTATTGATAACGGTGACCCTGTTATACTCGATGCCAGAAAGGGATACCACGATGAATTTAAAGAGTATACAGCTGAGAATCTCAGCCGTTCAAAAAACCTCAAACCACTGCCGGATTTCGGTCATAATTACGCTCTAATTTCCCGTGAAAAGCCCCGCCGTACTGAAGTATTTGATAACCAGCGTTGCTGGATGCAGCACTGGATGTGA